The proteins below are encoded in one region of Mya arenaria isolate MELC-2E11 chromosome 15, ASM2691426v1:
- the LOC128220396 gene encoding uncharacterized protein LOC128220396 — protein MRDACKLKRKKTHAITCVILNMFLTFNFLLLITVWAVVRASLSNPQASAICIPCDKTTPNTFSGPKIDHSTIKMREDGMCCGPVESIAQNVLQKDVVEQYYEYRKNSASLLDILDDSVIADCQRETSNKHPMSKIVGIVEFKPSYIVNGHYKVLWNKNGRTFSANNCVHLEPEGEIFVRQPGYYIVSSQLNLIRQNETGTYRNETSPTVFSHHVDLFSQKFGWTGILMQTKKSIQRNDGFYTSFLSAVFKLNKNDRLSVSVSNPEYLETDNPNDHFLVYYTYDLPY, from the exons ATGCGTGACGCTTGCAAATTAAAGCGCAAAAAGACGCATGCAATTACTTGTGTAATCTTAAACATGTTTCTGACGTTTAACTTTCTGCTGCTTATAACAGTCTGGGCTGTTGTCAGAGCATCTTTAAGTAATCCCCAAGCAAGCGCAATATGCATTCCTTGCGACAAAACGACGCCGAATACTTTCTCAGGACCAAAGATTGATCATTCCACTATCAAAATGAGAGAAGATGGTATGTGCTGTGGACCTGTCGAAAGCATTGCTCAGAATGTATTACAAAAG GATGTGGTTGAGCAGTACTACGAATATAGGAAAAACAGTGCAA GTCTGCTTGATATATTAGACGATTCGGTAATTGCTGACTGTCAAAGGGAAACAAGCAACAAACACCCCATGTCGAAAATTGTCGGAATCGTAGAGTTCAAACCTAGCTACATAGTTAACG GTCATTACAAAGTCCTGTGGAATAAGAATGGCCGAACGTTTTCTGCGAACAATTGCGTCCACTTGGAACCAGAAGGGGAAATATTTGTCCGACAGCCTGGCTACTACATTGTTTCTTCGCAACTGAATCTTATAAGACAAAATGAGACTGGAACATATAGAAATGAAACCAGTCCAACGGTCTTTAGTCACCATGTAGATCTCTTTTCACAAAAGTTTGGCTGGACTGGAATCTTGATGCAAACCAAGAAATCAATTCAAAGAAACGACGGTTTCTATACAAGTTTTCTTTCTGCGGTTTTCAAGCTAAACAAGAATGATAGACTCTCCGTGTCTGTATCGAATCCTGAATATTTAGAGACTGACAACCCTAACGATCATTTTCTGGTTTATTATACCTATGATCTGCCATACTAA